The proteins below come from a single Aphanothece sacrum FPU1 genomic window:
- a CDS encoding sulfotransferase: protein MLFSISIAFLAVCSVLIGAMLLTPFPHWPTYLRIWHHVLFDPEPSISFKDRQKQVFYLLNYAFKLPFIALCWCLDDLLFPQYRLQTIRTPVFIVAQPRSATTFLHRTLASDEKTFFGIRLLEWRYPSILLQKILQSTGFLERMSLVNYWGNNHQADLTEKMHYSYLNDYEDDGFLFEECFFHQFYVINRFPYPKLLEDIDNFAKLSRKTQERMLQTQYKVIQKVLYLRGRNLIYVSKDNECLQRVNIMKSLYPDALFVTITRPSEKFMNSYLTLICQSAYCKSGVDVTLIPNWEPMQRTVRVEAAHQTIEFFDSLSPEQKLGFSFDRLTQNIKDSVELVYRQLGLSLTPDQAEYLKNLDTQQNLRDAGYKTSSQEFQEFEFFDRFAAEVDKNHEALLKSINLIK, encoded by the coding sequence ATGTTGTTTTCGATCTCTATTGCTTTTTTGGCAGTTTGTTCAGTTCTCATCGGGGCTATGCTTCTGACCCCTTTTCCTCATTGGCCTACCTACCTTAGAATCTGGCACCATGTGCTGTTTGATCCAGAGCCATCAATTAGCTTTAAAGATAGGCAAAAGCAGGTTTTCTATTTACTCAACTACGCATTTAAACTGCCATTTATCGCCCTTTGCTGGTGTCTTGATGACCTACTGTTTCCTCAATATCGACTACAGACGATTCGTACTCCTGTTTTTATTGTTGCTCAACCCCGTAGTGCTACCACATTTCTACACCGAACCCTTGCTTCCGACGAAAAAACGTTTTTTGGCATTCGACTGCTAGAGTGGCGCTATCCCTCCATTCTACTGCAAAAGATCTTGCAGTCAACAGGCTTTTTAGAGCGGATGAGCCTGGTGAATTACTGGGGAAACAATCACCAAGCAGATCTAACTGAAAAAATGCATTACAGCTATCTGAATGACTACGAAGATGATGGCTTTTTGTTTGAAGAGTGCTTTTTCCATCAGTTTTATGTGATTAATCGCTTTCCTTATCCTAAGCTACTAGAAGATATAGATAACTTTGCTAAGCTTTCCCGTAAAACCCAGGAGCGAATGCTACAGACTCAGTACAAGGTAATTCAAAAGGTTCTGTACTTGCGGGGTAGAAATCTCATTTACGTATCCAAGGATAATGAATGTCTCCAGCGAGTGAATATAATGAAGTCACTCTACCCCGATGCCCTATTTGTGACAATTACTCGACCATCAGAAAAGTTTATGAACTCTTATCTGACTTTAATCTGTCAGTCAGCTTATTGCAAGTCGGGTGTCGATGTAACACTGATTCCAAATTGGGAGCCAATGCAGCGAACTGTGCGAGTTGAAGCGGCGCACCAAACCATTGAGTTTTTCGATAGTTTATCCCCTGAACAAAAGCTTGGTTTCTCGTTTGATCGACTTACTCAAAATATCAAAGATTCTGTGGAACTTGTTTATCGCCAATTGGGTCTTTCCCTGACACCAGATCAAGCCGAATATCTAAAGAATCTAGATACCCAGCAAAACTTGCGAGATGCGGGATATAAGACTAGTTCTCAGGAATTTCAGGAGTTTGAGTTTTTTGATCGGTTTGCGGCTGAGGTTGACAAAAACCATGAAGCCCTGCTGAAATCAATTAATCTCATTAAGTAG
- a CDS encoding addiction module component produces MKLKVKNQLTVTRIAILGTQKLNKWKSDELDLIALRLGQLRSDLWNEFGSLKAWGVSKFEIDKQLRTRRVDGQKLLSARTAASKDKYQLPAKLWEATLYDVIDDIHLVQAACVEKVMKYLGQSFQPFQAKKGVLQLTLESREWLEHPKLCTLVRKFWYRGHTKVCNQIIIKAFDTKIDDKGVVWLRFGGLTKGKTLKLPTTLPTEVKCQLRLIKRNGRWEIHYTTNIQKASKKTEGKIIGCDRGYTEVYATSSNDGARFLGNNFGKIQTEETDYRTAKQVKRNKIRSVFNKAISQGNGAKADRIKRNNLGFSKWNNRETSFKGKIQTIVFTATHDLMTNAIKVAFEDLTEQIKSKKPMRKRMKRNVSSWCKGIVTNALKQVSTRTGCTVVSVNCAYTSQLDSRFATLTGSRNGDKFTGHDGVVMHSDTNAADNVLARMSDVEITRYMKHSDVKVILLKRTQKFQDSLLKTEAPSGKDKPQTLEPTRKLTSKVNQRANYKQLTLFDLG; encoded by the coding sequence ATGAAACTCAAAGTTAAAAATCAGTTAACCGTTACGAGAATCGCAATTTTAGGGACTCAAAAACTAAATAAATGGAAATCTGACGAACTTGATTTAATTGCTTTGCGTTTGGGACAACTACGCTCTGATTTGTGGAACGAGTTCGGGTCATTAAAAGCCTGGGGCGTTTCTAAATTTGAGATTGACAAACAGCTACGCACGCGGCGTGTCGACGGACAGAAGCTTCTGTCCGCGCGAACCGCCGCATCGAAAGACAAGTACCAATTACCCGCTAAGTTATGGGAAGCAACCCTCTATGACGTAATTGATGATATCCATTTAGTTCAGGCGGCTTGTGTCGAAAAGGTGATGAAATATTTGGGTCAATCGTTCCAACCGTTTCAGGCTAAAAAAGGAGTTTTACAACTTACGTTAGAGAGCCGTGAATGGTTGGAACACCCCAAACTTTGCACCTTGGTTAGAAAGTTTTGGTATCGAGGTCACACAAAAGTTTGCAACCAAATTATTATAAAGGCTTTTGACACTAAAATAGACGACAAAGGTGTGGTGTGGTTGCGTTTTGGTGGACTAACGAAAGGTAAAACCCTCAAGCTACCAACGACCTTACCAACAGAAGTAAAATGTCAGTTAAGGTTAATCAAGCGAAATGGTAGATGGGAAATACATTACACGACTAATATCCAAAAAGCATCAAAAAAGACTGAAGGTAAAATAATTGGATGTGATAGGGGTTATACAGAAGTTTATGCAACATCTTCTAATGATGGTGCTAGATTTTTAGGTAATAACTTTGGTAAAATCCAAACAGAAGAAACTGATTACAGAACAGCAAAACAAGTTAAACGGAACAAAATAAGGTCAGTTTTTAATAAAGCTATTTCTCAAGGGAATGGTGCTAAAGCCGATAGAATTAAGCGCAATAATCTTGGCTTTAGCAAGTGGAATAACAGAGAAACATCTTTTAAAGGTAAGATTCAAACAATCGTTTTTACTGCTACACATGACTTGATGACAAATGCAATCAAGGTAGCTTTTGAAGATTTGACGGAGCAAATAAAAAGCAAAAAACCCATGAGAAAGCGTATGAAAAGAAACGTTTCTTCATGGTGCAAGGGAATAGTTACAAATGCTCTAAAACAAGTTTCAACCCGTACAGGTTGTACGGTTGTTAGTGTCAATTGTGCATACACATCACAGCTTGACTCCAGATTTGCTACCTTAACGGGCAGTAGAAATGGTGACAAGTTTACCGGACACGATGGGGTTGTGATGCACTCAGACACTAACGCTGCTGATAATGTTCTAGCAAGAATGAGTGATGTTGAAATCACTCGATACATGAAGCATTCCGATGTAAAAGTAATCTTGCTAAAACGGACTCAGAAGTTTCAGGATTCTTTGTTGAAAACTGAGGCACCGTCGGGTAAGGATAAACCCCAGACTCTAGAACCTACTCGTAAACTTACGAGTAAGGTCAATCAGAGAGCGAATTATAAGCAATTGACGCTATTTGACCTTGGTTAA
- a CDS encoding type II toxin-antitoxin system Phd/YefM family antitoxin: MLNLSKDIHSLTEFKRNTTEFIEYLKQTKHPLVLTVNGKAELVVQDAESYQALLEAAELVETLKGIKRGIEEMKQGKGKKAERGLLL; encoded by the coding sequence ATGCTTAACCTTTCAAAAGACATTCATTCTCTAACTGAGTTTAAACGAAATACGACTGAGTTTATCGAGTATCTCAAGCAAACCAAACACCCCTTGGTGCTTACGGTTAATGGAAAGGCAGAACTCGTTGTGCAAGATGCTGAATCCTATCAAGCACTTCTTGAGGCGGCAGAATTGGTTGAGACGCTTAAAGGAATCAAGCGCGGTATCGAAGAGATGAAACAAGGCAAAGGCAAGAAGGCAGAGAGAGGACTTCTTCTCTGA
- a CDS encoding phytanoyl-CoA dioxygenase family protein — MQTTGYSGKSSTSQTNFNQVEQKVAFFEKEGFVGPFTLGQTPSLVALRDAMSQAIEEAQNQEQKTSSSPMESHVMDRRIAHTTSKLVYDLSTEPPILDDVADFLGQNLLFWMAETISREPGHDGHIVEKTGQIWHIDVINGWIKGVHVSIAVTEMTMKTGCLLVIPRTHKYDADLVVLAEAGECDLTDAGSMIKLADRMHPENAPHKIEAIQMKAGQYCFTRGGIWHGVSQNNDSRTRFGLVARFAKPDVEIKGFSGNPIPCIIVRGEDSYHLNLLTNPPENS; from the coding sequence ATGCAAACTACTGGATATTCTGGAAAATCTAGCACTAGCCAAACTAACTTTAATCAAGTTGAGCAGAAAGTCGCTTTTTTCGAGAAAGAAGGCTTTGTCGGGCCATTTACCCTGGGTCAAACTCCTAGTTTAGTGGCTCTACGCGATGCTATGAGTCAAGCTATTGAAGAAGCTCAAAATCAGGAGCAAAAAACCTCATCTTCTCCAATGGAAAGTCATGTGATGGATCGCAGGATTGCTCATACTACATCTAAGTTAGTGTATGACCTATCTACAGAGCCGCCAATTTTAGATGATGTGGCCGATTTTCTGGGACAAAATCTTCTATTTTGGATGGCAGAGACTATTTCTAGAGAGCCTGGTCATGATGGTCATATTGTAGAAAAAACTGGTCAAATTTGGCATATTGATGTAATTAATGGCTGGATCAAAGGCGTTCATGTGTCGATCGCAGTAACTGAAATGACCATGAAAACGGGTTGTCTGTTGGTTATCCCTCGAACCCACAAGTATGATGCAGACCTTGTGGTCTTGGCAGAAGCAGGAGAGTGCGATCTCACCGACGCTGGGAGTATGATCAAGTTGGCTGATCGAATGCACCCAGAAAACGCACCTCACAAAATTGAAGCCATACAGATGAAAGCAGGTCAGTACTGCTTTACGAGAGGTGGAATTTGGCATGGTGTTAGTCAAAATAACGACTCTCGAACCCGCTTCGGTCTTGTGGCTCGTTTTGCCAAACCTGATGTTGAGATCAAAGGGTTTAGTGGAAATCCGATTCCTTGCATCATAGTTCGTGGTGAAGATTCTTATCACTTAAATCTTCTTACAAATCCACCAGAAAACTCCTAG
- a CDS encoding glycosyltransferase: MTHFGLICPSASGHLNTIIPLGQELKRRGHRVTLVGVPITKTGFQTQAKTLAEGLEFQAVWQPDTPESSLEYNSPNVTQKFQFSTLLSKQREIDSLRIKIGWIPGQSIVYQEKYLTHAPAAIKSAGIEALLIDSKASAGATVAQYLDIPFVSIFSSVISHSEATVPPFDTTWSYDSSSWGILRNQIGYVYLKKREASVLKVINYYRRKWNLPLLSSFDDDYSPLAQISQQIAELEFPRQCLPRYFHFTGPYHYSGSRSPIFFPYNKLTNQPLIYASLGSMLGGLQWVIEVMASACKDLDVQLVISRGGINNCDFPGELPKNTLLVNNAPQLELLQKATMTITHGGINTVLESLYNGLPMVAIPLFSDQHGMAARVAWAGCGELIPLNKLTVKNLHKTLKKVLVDDFYRKRALDLQVVIKRSGGVEKAVDIIEEAISTKKPVLAR, from the coding sequence ATGACTCATTTTGGTCTTATCTGTCCATCAGCATCTGGGCATCTCAATACAATAATTCCTTTAGGTCAGGAGTTAAAACGGCGTGGTCATCGGGTTACATTAGTAGGAGTTCCCATCACTAAAACAGGGTTTCAAACACAAGCAAAAACTTTGGCTGAAGGTTTGGAATTTCAAGCAGTTTGGCAACCTGACACTCCTGAATCATCTCTAGAGTATAATTCGCCAAATGTAACCCAAAAATTTCAATTCTCGACTCTACTTTCTAAACAAAGGGAAATTGATTCTCTGCGAATCAAGATTGGTTGGATACCGGGACAGAGCATAGTTTATCAAGAAAAGTATTTAACCCATGCTCCAGCAGCTATTAAGTCAGCAGGTATAGAAGCACTGTTAATTGATTCAAAAGCTTCAGCAGGGGCAACAGTTGCTCAGTATCTTGACATTCCTTTTGTCAGCATATTTAGCTCAGTAATATCCCATTCTGAAGCTACTGTTCCTCCTTTTGATACAACTTGGTCTTACGATTCTTCATCGTGGGGAATTCTGCGGAATCAAATTGGTTATGTATACCTGAAAAAAAGAGAAGCTTCTGTCTTGAAGGTGATTAATTATTATCGTCGAAAGTGGAATTTGCCTTTACTTTCAAGTTTTGATGATGATTATTCTCCATTAGCTCAGATCAGCCAACAAATTGCCGAACTGGAATTTCCCAGGCAATGCTTGCCAAGATATTTTCATTTTACTGGGCCATACCATTATTCAGGAAGCCGAAGTCCCATCTTTTTCCCATATAATAAGTTAACAAATCAGCCGTTAATTTATGCTTCTTTAGGAAGTATGCTAGGTGGTCTTCAGTGGGTCATAGAAGTGATGGCTTCTGCCTGCAAAGATCTGGATGTTCAGTTAGTGATCTCACGGGGAGGAATAAATAATTGTGATTTTCCTGGGGAACTTCCTAAAAATACCTTGCTTGTCAATAATGCTCCTCAATTAGAATTACTGCAAAAAGCAACTATGACAATTACTCATGGAGGAATTAATACAGTTTTAGAAAGTTTATACAATGGATTACCTATGGTAGCAATTCCATTATTCAGCGATCAACACGGTATGGCTGCAAGAGTTGCGTGGGCTGGTTGTGGGGAACTTATACCTTTGAATAAACTTACGGTAAAAAATCTTCATAAGACGCTGAAGAAAGTTTTAGTGGATGATTTTTACAGGAAGAGAGCTTTAGATTTACAAGTAGTTATTAAGAGGTCAGGAGGTGTGGAAAAAGCTGTTGATATTATTGAAGAGGCTATATCAACGAAAAAACCAGTGTTAGCCCGTTAA
- a CDS encoding carbamoyltransferase C-terminal domain-containing protein gives MKILSFKPGHDGTIVYLNEGQLMFSFEGEKNSFRRYSAVTVNLFVEAMSYLKELPEVVAVSGWYKGVGPLDNISTVSDSGYDGLDNILSENSTFLGKDIKRFSSSHERSHLMCSYGMSPFEQGRPCYALVWEGVLGNFYKIDKNVNITSLGQVLEGPGSRYSFPYCVADRSSNGGTGQGGSYLSAAGKMMALAAFCDHSTPNDEEMKFINLIMNHPSEIWKLTDKDFAWSSFLNIGVEHPQFKNLAGKISDQIFDVFYKFAKENLTEKLPLLISGGCGLNCDWNTQWKNCGLFPEVFVPPCTNDSGSAIGTAIDAQFYYSGNAKISWDVYAGTKFIEDINCDGMFEVYDLNYDQVAKFIYEDNIIAWVQGKYEIGPRALGNRSLLASPFQEEIQARLNQIKKREGYRPIAPICLEEDVSEHFDWSDPSPYMLYFQKLKTNQLKAVTHVDNTARVQTVNSSQNPQLHELLMAFKGLSGFGVLCNTSLNFLGTGFINEMSDLVYYVQQQKLDGFVVNNKFYVAR, from the coding sequence ATGAAGATTCTATCCTTTAAACCTGGTCACGATGGCACCATTGTTTATCTCAATGAAGGACAACTGATGTTTTCCTTTGAAGGTGAGAAAAACTCTTTCAGAAGATATTCTGCTGTTACCGTCAATCTTTTTGTGGAGGCGATGTCTTACCTCAAAGAACTGCCTGAAGTAGTGGCAGTAAGTGGTTGGTACAAAGGAGTAGGTCCGTTAGACAATATATCCACCGTAAGTGATAGCGGTTATGATGGTTTAGACAACATTCTGTCTGAAAACTCAACTTTTCTAGGCAAGGATATCAAACGATTCTCCTCTTCTCATGAACGTTCCCATTTGATGTGTTCTTATGGGATGTCTCCATTTGAGCAAGGAAGACCTTGTTATGCACTGGTTTGGGAGGGGGTACTTGGCAACTTTTACAAAATTGATAAAAATGTTAATATCACTTCCCTGGGTCAAGTTTTGGAAGGGCCAGGTTCTAGATATAGTTTTCCATATTGCGTAGCCGATAGGTCTTCTAATGGAGGAACTGGACAAGGAGGAAGTTACCTCTCTGCCGCCGGAAAAATGATGGCTTTAGCAGCTTTTTGCGATCATTCAACACCCAATGATGAAGAAATGAAGTTCATCAACCTCATCATGAATCATCCTAGTGAAATTTGGAAACTCACTGACAAAGATTTCGCCTGGTCTTCCTTCTTAAATATTGGCGTAGAACACCCTCAATTTAAAAATCTAGCTGGAAAAATATCCGATCAGATTTTTGATGTTTTCTATAAGTTTGCCAAAGAGAATTTGACAGAAAAGCTACCGCTACTTATTAGTGGTGGGTGTGGATTAAATTGCGATTGGAATACACAATGGAAAAATTGTGGTTTATTTCCAGAAGTTTTTGTTCCTCCCTGTACAAATGACAGTGGTTCTGCTATTGGAACAGCGATAGATGCCCAGTTTTATTATTCTGGTAACGCCAAGATTAGCTGGGATGTCTATGCGGGAACAAAGTTTATAGAAGACATCAATTGTGATGGTATGTTTGAGGTTTACGACTTAAATTATGACCAGGTTGCCAAATTCATTTATGAAGATAATATTATAGCTTGGGTGCAAGGGAAATATGAAATTGGGCCAAGAGCTTTGGGAAATCGGTCACTGCTCGCTTCTCCCTTCCAAGAGGAAATACAGGCTAGATTAAATCAGATTAAGAAACGAGAAGGGTATCGCCCCATTGCTCCAATTTGTTTAGAGGAGGACGTATCAGAACATTTTGATTGGTCAGATCCTAGTCCCTATATGCTCTATTTTCAGAAGCTTAAAACAAACCAGCTAAAGGCAGTGACTCATGTGGATAATACTGCAAGGGTTCAAACAGTAAATAGTTCACAAAATCCCCAGCTACATGAATTATTAATGGCATTCAAAGGCTTAAGTGGATTTGGAGTTCTGTGCAACACTTCCTTGAATTTTTTGGGAACGGGTTTTATTAACGAGATGAGCGATCTTGTTTACTATGTCCAACAACAAAAGCTAGATGGTTTTGTTGTTAACAATAAATTCTATGTAGCCAGGTAG
- a CDS encoding glycosyltransferase family 61 protein has protein sequence MTFDSSHFQQEVDSQQQSELSINTNLKELAKKRGWLFEVITPPSIQISYPSNTIEEDILYVISHWSELLTHTSEELVKLGREEYFYHLHCVTNYEIGETFRCSIPRALVVNQTGLVITSDREIICQSIEGQKININLKARQIKDKFNDSEILSGTYISLLSYWSHSLNFAHWLMDCLPKLALIESLDSIAKKDLKFIIPDGSPHYIVDSLKLLSIQEEQTIQIQEESITVENLILCRAAEKAGRPQKMHFLAIRNKLLSSFIDEESVRLASTRIYVSRSQSSRKIVNEEEVLQILIKYNFQVIHCEKMSLAEQIRIFSEAEIVLGPHGAGIYNQFFCNSGTSIIEIYNKEYWHHSSRIISSFMGHKHWHIFGENVSSDWQTWVDPLKLEKVLSLVLHDINSKI, from the coding sequence ATGACATTTGATTCATCCCATTTTCAACAAGAAGTAGATTCTCAACAACAATCAGAACTTAGTATTAATACAAACCTCAAGGAATTAGCTAAAAAGCGTGGGTGGCTCTTCGAGGTTATTACTCCTCCAAGCATTCAGATTAGCTATCCTTCAAATACTATTGAAGAAGACATACTGTACGTTATTTCACATTGGTCAGAGCTTCTTACACACACTTCAGAAGAACTTGTTAAACTTGGTAGAGAAGAATATTTTTATCATCTTCATTGCGTCACAAATTATGAAATTGGCGAAACCTTTAGATGTTCTATCCCTCGTGCTTTAGTTGTAAACCAGACTGGATTAGTGATTACGTCTGATCGGGAAATCATTTGCCAATCTATTGAGGGTCAAAAAATAAATATTAATTTAAAAGCCAGACAAATAAAAGACAAATTTAACGATAGTGAGATCCTTTCAGGAACATACATATCGCTCTTATCTTACTGGAGCCATAGCCTAAACTTTGCTCATTGGCTGATGGATTGTCTGCCAAAACTTGCTCTGATAGAATCTTTAGATAGCATTGCTAAGAAGGATTTAAAGTTTATTATTCCTGATGGCTCACCCCATTATATTGTTGACTCTCTCAAACTATTGAGCATTCAGGAAGAGCAAACAATACAAATCCAAGAAGAAAGCATCACTGTTGAAAACCTCATCCTGTGTCGTGCAGCAGAAAAAGCAGGTAGACCCCAAAAAATGCACTTTTTAGCGATCCGAAATAAATTGCTCTCCTCATTTATAGATGAAGAAAGTGTCCGTTTAGCCTCAACACGAATTTATGTTTCTCGCTCTCAATCTTCGAGAAAGATAGTTAATGAAGAGGAGGTATTACAGATTTTAATAAAATACAACTTTCAGGTTATACACTGTGAAAAAATGAGTTTAGCTGAACAGATTAGGATTTTTTCCGAGGCGGAAATTGTTCTTGGACCCCATGGAGCAGGAATTTATAACCAATTTTTTTGTAATTCAGGAACCAGTATTATTGAAATTTATAACAAAGAATACTGGCATCATTCATCTCGAATTATTTCTAGCTTTATGGGACACAAACACTGGCATATTTTTGGAGAAAATGTCAGCAGTGATTGGCAAACATGGGTCGATCCTTTAAAGCTAGAGAAAGTCTTATCTCTGGTATTACATGACATAAACAGCAAAATTTAG
- a CDS encoding NTP transferase domain-containing protein, which yields MELKEIPWVIAQAGGKGTRLKHYTWNKPKCLLSIAGQPLIYHLFERFSSANFLVIGDYLHEVLEKYLRVFPPQASVQLIRAKTKGTLSGIDQALTHIPEHEPFLLVWCDLLLEEVPNCQIGEKNWIGLSRSFNCRWSYDKAGTCVDQPSTERGIAGFFVFQNKAVLKDIPSSGEYVRWLSKKPIQFDEFFLDNTYELGNLDNITQYQQRKLVSRFFNSVEISGNRVIKKARVQEFEQLIDRERNWYHVVHSLGFNRIPTLIAEHPMTISRILGSHPFELKVDFQGKIDILTDIFQTLTRLHSCAKKVADPKVIMEVYLQKTYSRVNNVAQLIPFFDQPTIQVNGFLCRNPFHPRHENWFSQLVDEIQVDEFTLIHGDSTFSNILVDDHNKAWLIDPRGYFGSSLLYGDPMYDWAKLYYSVVGDYDCFNRRQFQLQITGKQVDIQIKSNEWKDLEPMFIEKIPTQMSVIRLLHALIWLSLSGYVKDDYDSILASFYNGLFWLESVVK from the coding sequence ATGGAGCTAAAGGAAATACCCTGGGTGATTGCCCAAGCAGGTGGCAAAGGAACGCGATTAAAGCACTACACTTGGAATAAACCCAAGTGTTTGCTTTCAATTGCAGGTCAACCACTTATATATCATTTATTTGAGCGTTTTTCATCAGCAAATTTTCTTGTCATAGGAGATTATCTCCATGAAGTTTTAGAGAAATATTTAAGGGTTTTTCCTCCCCAAGCTTCCGTGCAGTTAATTAGAGCAAAAACCAAAGGTACGCTCTCAGGAATCGATCAAGCCTTAACCCACATCCCTGAGCATGAGCCATTTTTATTAGTCTGGTGTGACTTACTGCTTGAAGAAGTACCTAATTGTCAAATTGGTGAAAAGAATTGGATTGGCCTCAGTCGTTCTTTCAATTGTCGCTGGTCTTATGATAAAGCCGGAACTTGTGTAGATCAACCTTCAACAGAGCGAGGAATTGCAGGATTTTTTGTATTTCAAAATAAAGCAGTTCTCAAAGATATCCCATCATCAGGGGAATATGTTCGTTGGCTCTCGAAAAAACCCATACAATTTGACGAATTTTTTCTTGATAACACCTATGAACTAGGTAATCTGGATAATATCACACAATATCAACAGAGAAAACTTGTTAGTCGCTTCTTTAACTCTGTTGAGATTTCAGGAAACCGAGTGATCAAAAAAGCACGAGTTCAAGAATTTGAGCAATTAATTGATAGAGAACGCAATTGGTATCATGTTGTTCATTCACTTGGATTTAATCGCATACCAACATTGATTGCCGAACACCCGATGACTATCTCTAGGATTCTAGGGTCACATCCTTTTGAGTTAAAAGTTGACTTTCAAGGGAAAATAGATATTCTCACTGACATTTTTCAGACTTTAACTCGGCTCCATAGTTGCGCCAAAAAGGTCGCCGATCCTAAAGTTATAATGGAAGTCTACCTTCAGAAAACTTATAGTCGTGTTAATAATGTTGCTCAACTAATTCCTTTTTTCGACCAACCGACAATTCAAGTTAATGGTTTTTTATGTCGAAATCCCTTTCATCCTCGACATGAGAACTGGTTTTCCCAACTCGTTGATGAAATTCAAGTTGATGAATTTACACTCATTCATGGGGACTCAACTTTCTCTAATATACTTGTTGATGATCACAACAAAGCTTGGCTAATCGATCCAAGAGGTTACTTTGGATCAAGCTTGCTTTATGGTGATCCGATGTATGATTGGGCAAAACTGTACTACTCAGTTGTCGGAGATTACGATTGTTTTAACCGTCGTCAATTCCAGCTTCAAATTACGGGGAAACAAGTTGATATTCAGATAAAAAGCAATGAATGGAAAGATTTAGAGCCAATGTTTATAGAAAAAATTCCGACACAAATGTCTGTTATTCGCCTATTACATGCTTTAATTTGGCTATCATTGTCAGGATATGTAAAAGATGACTATGATTCAATCCTAGCTAGTTTTTACAACGGACTATTTTGGTTGGAGAGCGTAGTAAAATGA
- a CDS encoding KpsF/GutQ family sugar-phosphate isomerase: MLIHEIIKNQLKNVVEKEISAVVKLCETIDDSWSKTVLIIRDCKGKVVVSGVGKSGNICQKIAASFTSTGMPSIFIHPTEASHGDLGLLESRDVLITLSASGQTTELLDIVQYASRLKVPIIIVTKNPTSSLAHFADIVLQIPDFPEAGINGLAPTTSTTCQLVLGDALAIAVMSLRGFTSENFKEIHPGGNLGARLVPVKNMMYVDDRMPLIDLSASIKEAIIEMNSKSLGCVGIINHRNQYVGIFTDGDLRRSLEAEVSLEEPVSQHMTPSPLSISPDLTMSELLIFFKEKGVPNVFVVKDKIPIGIIHIHQLASISSMNAT; this comes from the coding sequence ATGTTGATTCATGAAATTATTAAAAACCAACTAAAAAATGTTGTTGAAAAAGAAATTAGCGCAGTGGTAAAACTCTGTGAAACCATTGATGATTCCTGGTCAAAAACTGTACTAATAATCCGAGACTGTAAAGGTAAAGTAGTCGTTTCTGGAGTTGGCAAAAGCGGTAATATTTGCCAGAAGATTGCGGCTTCATTTACATCCACAGGGATGCCTTCCATCTTTATTCATCCAACAGAAGCCAGTCATGGAGATTTGGGTTTACTAGAGAGCAGAGACGTTCTGATTACACTCTCCGCTTCCGGCCAAACAACTGAGCTATTAGATATAGTACAGTATGCTTCACGCCTAAAAGTACCAATTATTATAGTCACGAAGAATCCCACCAGTTCTTTAGCCCATTTTGCCGACATTGTCTTGCAAATTCCCGATTTTCCTGAAGCAGGTATTAACGGTTTGGCTCCTACTACGTCAACTACCTGTCAACTAGTCTTAGGTGATGCGTTAGCTATAGCTGTTATGTCTTTACGGGGTTTTACATCGGAAAATTTTAAGGAAATTCATCCTGGGGGGAATTTAGGGGCGCGACTGGTTCCAGTAAAGAACATGATGTATGTGGACGATAGAATGCCTCTAATTGACTTAAGCGCATCCATTAAAGAAGCAATTATTGAAATGAACTCTAAAAGTCTAGGATGTGTTGGTATTATTAATCATCGAAATCAATACGTTGGGATTTTTACAGATGGAGATCTTCGTCGAAGTTTAGAAGCTGAAGTTTCTTTGGAAGAACCTGTTAGTCAACACATGACACCTTCTCCTCTATCTATTTCCCCTGATCTGACAATGTCAGAATTACTCATTTTTTTCAAAGAGAAAGGAGTCCCTAATGTTTTTGTGGTCAAAGATAAGATCCCAATAGGGATTATTCATATCCATCAATTAGCCTCAATTTCAAGCATGAATGCCACCTGA